The following coding sequences are from one Propionispora hippei DSM 15287 window:
- a CDS encoding oxidoreductase, whose translation MNKYPHVFQPLKIRNMTLKNRIQFTPMVCCLSNAEGEVTEEITEFISGQARTGAAYVTIGDTQIDHERAMCFYGELNVLHDKYIISLSLLAEEAHRYGAKLSIELAHAGRGGVPSMNVKPAFAPSFLPVPGCAQDIKVMDRKDMDWVVNRFAECALRCKKADFDMIMIHSGHNNLLGQFLSPESNIRTDEYGGSLENRMRFPLEIVKAVRESVGENMVIEMRVSGDEMTKNGLRFEEVIEYVKEAQKYIDIAHFSCGNVFVAEGVKYSVPLYLQERLQNVKFAAAAKKVLDIPVSVVGNIMTIQEAEEIIASGKADIVGMCRSLMADPELIKNAVRGEEEKTRPCLRCMDGCGRIFHGYPVRCAVNPVTGREFRYKNIVPAMDKKKVMVIGGGPAGMTAAQTLAKRGHAVALYEKGNRLGGLLHDGSAVTFKDLMRNYTEWHIRTTMECGASIHLNTEVTAELIEKEQPDAVIIATGSTYIKPNIPGINNANVKMLSDVESKRTDIGEKIVVCGGGLSGVECAVGLAREGKKVTVVDMIALEDFCKDLFFITRIALFDEVKKYNVKLVGNSKIEEFTEAGVVIANLEGTRTTLEADTAVIALGLKSNTKLADEIIKKMPLTTYIVGDCESASVKHVRNANFSAFNVAVEL comes from the coding sequence ATGAACAAATATCCACATGTTTTTCAGCCCCTGAAAATACGCAATATGACCTTAAAGAACCGTATTCAATTCACGCCCATGGTTTGCTGCTTGTCAAATGCCGAAGGTGAAGTCACTGAAGAAATTACGGAATTTATCAGCGGTCAGGCACGTACAGGCGCTGCTTATGTCACCATTGGCGACACCCAGATTGACCATGAAAGAGCTATGTGTTTTTATGGTGAACTGAATGTATTGCACGACAAATATATTATAAGCTTATCTTTATTGGCTGAAGAAGCCCACCGTTATGGAGCAAAGCTCTCTATCGAATTGGCCCATGCCGGTCGGGGAGGTGTGCCGTCAATGAATGTAAAGCCTGCGTTTGCCCCGTCTTTCCTTCCTGTCCCAGGCTGTGCGCAGGATATAAAAGTTATGGACCGCAAGGATATGGATTGGGTCGTCAATCGCTTTGCAGAATGTGCCTTGCGTTGCAAAAAAGCCGATTTCGATATGATTATGATTCACAGTGGACATAACAATCTCTTAGGTCAATTTCTATCCCCCGAAAGCAATATTCGCACCGATGAATACGGCGGCTCTCTTGAGAATCGCATGCGCTTTCCACTTGAAATAGTAAAAGCGGTGCGTGAGAGCGTGGGTGAAAATATGGTTATCGAAATGCGTGTCAGCGGCGATGAGATGACCAAAAATGGTTTGAGATTTGAAGAAGTTATTGAATACGTAAAAGAAGCCCAAAAGTATATCGATATTGCCCACTTTTCCTGTGGTAATGTATTTGTTGCCGAAGGGGTAAAATATTCCGTTCCGCTTTATTTGCAGGAGCGTCTGCAAAATGTTAAATTTGCTGCCGCCGCCAAAAAGGTACTTGATATTCCTGTTTCCGTAGTTGGAAATATTATGACAATCCAAGAAGCAGAAGAAATTATCGCCTCTGGCAAAGCCGACATCGTCGGAATGTGCCGATCCTTAATGGCCGATCCAGAGCTTATCAAAAATGCAGTACGCGGCGAAGAGGAAAAAACACGTCCCTGCTTACGCTGTATGGACGGATGCGGCAGAATTTTCCATGGATACCCCGTACGTTGCGCAGTAAATCCGGTAACAGGCAGGGAATTCCGTTATAAAAATATTGTTCCGGCAATGGACAAGAAAAAAGTGATGGTTATCGGAGGTGGACCTGCAGGTATGACGGCCGCACAAACTCTGGCTAAACGAGGGCATGCAGTAGCCCTCTATGAGAAAGGCAACAGACTTGGGGGGCTATTACATGACGGCAGCGCAGTTACATTTAAAGATTTAATGAGAAATTATACGGAGTGGCATATTAGAACGACTATGGAATGTGGTGCAAGCATTCACCTTAATACAGAGGTTACAGCTGAACTGATCGAAAAAGAACAACCCGATGCTGTCATTATTGCAACAGGATCAACCTATATCAAACCCAACATTCCCGGTATTAACAATGCCAACGTTAAAATGTTAAGCGACGTGGAAAGTAAACGAACTGATATTGGAGAAAAAATAGTAGTTTGCGGCGGAGGGCTATCAGGTGTCGAATGCGCGGTGGGCTTAGCCCGTGAGGGCAAAAAAGTAACCGTCGTAGATATGATCGCCCTAGAAGATTTTTGCAAAGATCTTTTCTTTATCACCCGCATTGCATTATTTGATGAAGTAAAAAAATACAATGTAAAATTGGTAGGCAACAGCAAAATAGAGGAATTTACTGAAGCAGGCGTCGTAATTGCAAATTTAGAAGGTACCCGCACAACTTTAGAAGCAGACACTGCCGTCATTGCCTTAGGATTAAAATCCAATACTAAATTAGCTGATGAAATCATAAAAAAAATGCCTCTTACTACTTATATAGTAGGTGACTGCGAAAGCGCAAGTGTGAAGCATGTTCGAAATGCAAACTTTTCTGCATTTAATGTCGCTGTAGAATTATAA
- a CDS encoding LysR family transcriptional regulator produces MEIKQLKYFLQICKDESFSKAAKNLYITQQGLSKAIKNLEEEIHAPVFYRTVTGVKLTQYGEYLQEKSKHILQEADVILDDIKQMNRFNEGTVNVAFSFGVISALTPAFISGFREIYPHIELNIREYEDYYCEEAVFNEEADVGFTIAPVEKTKFNVIIVKQDKMCLLVNEHNHLSLKSQVDFSEIKNEKFIIVNENFKLYHNFTNKCREAGFEPEIYFTTMEMILVHNLSRLNKGVGVSVHFITNDVANVRPITFIDPSCTWEVCLITKKNCITSYITKTFINYTLRMYGLEAK; encoded by the coding sequence GTGGAAATTAAACAACTGAAATACTTTTTGCAGATTTGCAAAGATGAGAGTTTTTCCAAAGCCGCGAAAAATCTATATATTACACAGCAGGGTTTAAGCAAAGCCATCAAAAATCTGGAAGAAGAAATACATGCTCCGGTGTTCTACCGTACGGTAACTGGTGTTAAATTAACGCAATACGGTGAATACCTTCAGGAAAAGTCCAAGCATATTTTGCAGGAAGCGGATGTTATTCTGGATGACATAAAGCAGATGAATCGCTTTAATGAGGGTACGGTTAATGTAGCCTTTTCTTTTGGGGTTATCAGTGCATTAACTCCTGCTTTTATTTCGGGATTTAGGGAAATTTATCCGCATATTGAACTGAATATTAGAGAATATGAGGATTACTACTGCGAAGAAGCTGTCTTTAACGAAGAAGCGGATGTAGGCTTTACAATTGCCCCCGTTGAAAAAACGAAATTCAACGTCATTATTGTCAAGCAGGACAAAATGTGTCTTTTGGTAAATGAGCACAATCATCTTTCGCTGAAATCACAGGTTGATTTTAGCGAGATCAAAAATGAGAAATTTATTATCGTAAATGAGAACTTTAAATTGTATCATAATTTTACTAACAAATGCCGTGAGGCAGGTTTTGAGCCGGAAATTTACTTTACTACAATGGAAATGATCCTTGTGCATAATTTGAGCCGTTTAAATAAAGGAGTGGGGGTAAGTGTGCATTTTATTACGAATGACGTTGCCAATGTACGCCCTATTACGTTTATCGATCCTTCCTGCACATGGGAAGTTTGTCTGATTACGAAAAAGAACTGTATAACATCCTATATAACTAAAACATTTATTAATTACACGTTGCGTATGTATGGTTTGGAAGCCAAATAA
- a CDS encoding helix-turn-helix domain-containing protein has protein sequence MVLHAEDEFVNRFYKFSMQNTKDLSISYADSYESCVKKAMEIHADIIVIQLLHPIFKIQNFFCDLLLSRIVPTLLIFNVIAENQIICSLTSHQDRQYVNKIKLFFSQAISNDYYCYFANMDNREESNLIMTARINRLEKSEYLHEILRGVVNSEFQYYKKKTSLNLNNGGYYLYMYDLMKLEYSDHNFNKNVYYFVGDEILKEFQTVIDAYSGGEVFYVNPLLLCVLINDFKTTSQASKQTSLFDITNRLNNIANCKTAFRYMSGYIENIENIRAAYESLQDLKTYNFFCHDARVITQEYLRAIRREIDYTLVDKTIREIKELIKYDFLNPKLNVLIKKLFLHIVKPSLNYNLYYYCYTALSTALEDKYIGTYSKEEPENLSPSKLFYTSIEQECHKFIQSIDLLKSELSNKSAVTNSIVMQAIEFIHQHYMEDITVNMIAAHLNVSHSYLSQIVKKALGISIIKYIIAYRIEKAETLLSSSNEPIYTIAAKVGFFEGRHFSKTFKKITGTTPMQYKKQNSKANYI, from the coding sequence GTGGTTCTGCATGCGGAAGATGAATTTGTAAATAGATTTTATAAATTCTCAATGCAAAATACAAAAGATTTATCCATCTCGTATGCTGATTCCTATGAATCCTGCGTTAAAAAAGCGATGGAAATTCACGCCGATATTATTGTCATACAATTACTCCATCCTATATTTAAAATCCAAAACTTTTTCTGCGACTTATTATTGTCCCGTATTGTTCCTACCCTTTTAATTTTTAATGTCATAGCCGAAAATCAAATTATTTGCTCACTCACAAGTCATCAGGACAGGCAGTATGTCAATAAAATAAAACTTTTCTTTTCCCAGGCTATCAGCAACGATTACTACTGTTATTTTGCCAATATGGACAACCGCGAAGAATCTAATCTTATTATGACGGCCAGAATCAATCGGCTAGAGAAGAGCGAATATCTCCATGAAATTTTGCGGGGCGTAGTTAACAGTGAATTCCAGTATTATAAAAAAAAAACCAGCCTTAATTTAAATAACGGCGGCTACTATCTCTATATGTATGACCTCATGAAACTTGAGTATTCAGACCACAACTTCAATAAAAATGTTTATTATTTTGTAGGAGACGAAATTCTCAAAGAGTTCCAGACAGTCATTGATGCTTATAGTGGTGGAGAGGTCTTTTATGTAAATCCTCTGCTATTGTGCGTACTCATCAATGATTTTAAAACTACCAGCCAAGCCAGCAAGCAAACTAGTCTTTTCGACATCACCAACAGGCTTAACAATATCGCCAACTGTAAAACTGCATTTCGTTACATGAGCGGCTATATCGAAAATATTGAGAATATCCGTGCGGCTTACGAATCCCTGCAGGATTTAAAAACATACAATTTTTTCTGCCACGATGCCAGAGTAATCACCCAGGAATATCTCCGTGCAATTAGGCGAGAAATCGACTACACCCTCGTCGACAAGACCATCAGAGAAATTAAAGAACTCATAAAATATGACTTTTTAAACCCTAAGTTAAACGTATTAATAAAAAAATTATTTTTACATATAGTTAAGCCCAGCCTCAACTATAACCTCTACTATTATTGCTATACCGCCTTGTCAACTGCGTTGGAAGACAAATACATCGGCACTTACAGCAAAGAAGAGCCAGAGAATCTTTCTCCCAGCAAATTATTTTACACTTCAATAGAACAGGAATGCCATAAGTTTATCCAGTCGATAGATTTACTCAAGTCTGAGCTTTCAAACAAGTCCGCTGTTACAAACTCTATTGTCATGCAGGCGATCGAATTTATCCATCAACATTACATGGAGGACATTACGGTAAATATGATTGCCGCCCACTTAAACGTCAGCCACTCCTATTTAAGCCAGATCGTTAAAAAGGCCCTCGGCATCAGTATCATAAAATATATTATTGCCTATCGCATCGAAAAAGCCGAGACTCTTTTATCTTCCAGCAATGAACCGATTTATACAATTGCTGCCAAGGTCGGTTTTTTTGAGGGCAGGCATTTTTCAAAAACCTTTAAAAAAATAACCGGAACAACTCCCATGCAATACAAAAAGCAAAATAGCAAGGCGAACTATATTTAA
- a CDS encoding MFS transporter — MASTMDLYQKSGPSPGFYKLGRKEVMGYSLVDFGMNLVFQSILMFLTFYYTDVYGLTAAELSVMFIISRGWDMIWDPAMGVLAERFNPKHGKYKSYLLYGSVPFGLVAIMTFTVPELSHEGKLIWAYVTYNLLNTLYTFIINPYISCTTVMTADPMERTKLNSVRMTLAQSGGVVVALFIPVLSQLFGQGDTAKGYQLTVALLAVISSSILIYSYTTLHERIKVNSHLDPVTVKEWLRQITHNQPGVVMFLLFLGVYAFSVIQSASGIYYMTYNAGRPDLVPLFSILNVLPSVVAVPFVPLLVRTIKKKNTVALGLILGAAGSGLMYFIPVTQITLLMICKSTAALGYGVLMGILWSILPDSVEYAEFNTGKRYPAVVYTLITLGLKASMAIGGVVPTIILASVGYIPAVQQTATALEGILYMTSLLPCIVCIVTMVIFMLFYHLTEERVASIMNELAERNKSNGDASQDWPV, encoded by the coding sequence ATGGCTAGTACAATGGACCTGTATCAAAAAAGTGGCCCCAGTCCTGGTTTTTACAAATTGGGTCGAAAAGAGGTAATGGGATATTCACTGGTGGACTTTGGCATGAATTTGGTTTTTCAGTCAATCCTCATGTTTTTGACCTTTTATTATACTGATGTCTATGGATTAACTGCTGCAGAACTTTCCGTCATGTTTATCATTTCCAGGGGATGGGATATGATATGGGATCCTGCCATGGGGGTTCTGGCCGAAAGATTCAACCCTAAGCATGGCAAGTATAAGAGCTATCTCCTTTATGGATCGGTTCCTTTTGGCCTGGTGGCTATAATGACTTTTACCGTGCCGGAATTGAGTCATGAAGGTAAGTTGATTTGGGCCTACGTCACTTATAATTTATTGAATACTTTGTATACGTTTATCATCAATCCCTATATATCCTGTACTACTGTCATGACGGCTGATCCCATGGAACGGACTAAATTAAATTCGGTAAGAATGACGTTGGCTCAGTCCGGCGGTGTTGTAGTTGCTTTATTCATTCCCGTGCTGTCCCAGCTATTTGGGCAGGGAGATACGGCGAAAGGATATCAGCTTACGGTTGCTTTGCTTGCCGTTATTAGTTCATCAATCTTAATTTACAGCTATACCACTTTGCATGAACGCATTAAAGTCAACTCCCATTTGGATCCGGTTACGGTAAAAGAATGGCTTCGTCAAATTACCCATAATCAACCTGGTGTGGTGATGTTCCTCCTGTTTCTGGGAGTCTATGCATTTTCGGTTATTCAGTCAGCATCTGGCATTTATTATATGACATACAACGCTGGCCGACCCGATCTTGTGCCTTTGTTTTCCATTTTGAATGTACTGCCGTCAGTTGTGGCAGTGCCTTTTGTACCTTTATTAGTGAGAACCATTAAGAAAAAAAATACTGTCGCATTGGGTCTGATCTTAGGTGCTGCCGGTTCAGGTTTGATGTACTTCATTCCGGTCACGCAAATTACCCTGCTGATGATCTGCAAATCTACCGCTGCACTCGGTTATGGCGTGCTGATGGGGATTCTGTGGTCTATTTTGCCGGATTCGGTTGAATATGCGGAATTCAATACGGGCAAACGATATCCGGCAGTGGTGTATACCTTGATTACCCTTGGCTTAAAAGCATCCATGGCCATCGGCGGGGTAGTTCCAACTATAATTTTAGCCAGTGTTGGCTATATTCCGGCCGTACAACAAACGGCAACGGCCTTGGAAGGTATTTTGTATATGACCTCTCTTCTGCCCTGTATTGTTTGTATTGTTACGATGGTTATTTTCATGCTGTTTTACCATTTAACAGAGGAACGGGTTGCCAGCATAATGAACGAATTAGCCGAACGGAACAAAAGCAATGGGGATGCCAGTCAGGATTGGCCTGTTTAG
- a CDS encoding SDR family oxidoreductase translates to MSKGLQDFSLDAFSLNGKVAMVTGANQGLGMAYAVAFAKAGADLFIPHYTHDISEIKQLIEETGRKVSFLQGDLTDPQYRESVVAACLAQYGKIDILVNNAGGSIFGDFLDYPDSAWKKLIDIDLNAVYYLSHRVVKEMIKRGSGKIINIGSALSFTADKKCPPYTTSKHAILGLTKVFANEAGPYNIQTNAIAPGFLATDVNKELREDKAFYNKITNRIPGGRWGEVYDLMGTAVFLASSASDYINGWTINVDGGFTTTL, encoded by the coding sequence TTGTCAAAAGGATTGCAAGATTTTTCACTGGACGCATTTTCTTTGAACGGGAAAGTCGCCATGGTGACCGGCGCTAACCAAGGGCTTGGTATGGCATACGCGGTGGCCTTTGCCAAAGCAGGGGCGGATCTTTTCATTCCTCACTATACTCATGATATATCCGAGATTAAGCAACTCATTGAAGAAACTGGCCGGAAAGTTAGCTTTCTTCAGGGTGACCTAACGGATCCTCAGTATAGGGAGAGTGTGGTTGCTGCATGTTTGGCTCAATACGGAAAAATTGATATTCTGGTCAATAATGCCGGGGGCAGTATTTTTGGAGATTTCCTGGATTATCCGGATTCAGCCTGGAAAAAACTCATTGATATCGACTTGAATGCCGTGTACTATCTCAGCCACAGAGTGGTTAAGGAGATGATCAAGCGAGGTTCGGGCAAGATCATTAATATTGGCTCTGCCCTATCTTTTACCGCAGATAAAAAATGTCCGCCTTATACAACCAGTAAACATGCGATTCTTGGCTTGACCAAAGTATTTGCCAACGAGGCCGGTCCGTATAATATCCAGACCAATGCTATAGCACCAGGTTTTTTGGCAACGGATGTCAATAAAGAATTGCGGGAAGACAAGGCTTTTTATAATAAAATTACTAACCGGATTCCCGGTGGCCGCTGGGGGGAGGTTTATGACCTGATGGGTACGGCCGTATTTCTGG